The proteins below come from a single Halomonas binhaiensis genomic window:
- a CDS encoding fimbria/pilus outer membrane usher protein, with protein sequence MRPHVLAAASILLPMSIGFLAPLYGQKAFAGAIPPAAMGFESASSFSNGTRDLQLEVFINGTSTDLVAVFRQDADGGLAIAPDQLRNVGIRVPEKALGPDGLVDIAQLPGVSFDYSEASQSIHFTAEFDALSERVIEAQASAWDEPPSADAQSSFGALMNYTLYTSTGGDDIDDVWDFEGVSGWFEGRIFSPFGVFTNSYVASASSNERYDSTRLDTTWSYSNPEWLTSFRAGDVISGGLSWTRPTRLGGLQVQRNFGLRPDLVTMPLPDLSGSAAVPSTVDIYVNNARRVSEQIPAGPFQVTNLPVVTGSGTARVVVRDALGRETTSETPFFASSNLLASGLWDYSAEAGFARRFYGVESSDYDESLMASGTLRYGLSDRLTLEGHAEGGGGLVNGGAGTAFGLGSYGVGSLAGSTSRVDGQTGFQVAGSAEFEFWDWHLFARTQRTFGDYNDIAGVTADSSSFLDDGVNTAAPPRALDQVSISAPLTFDPSTLNVSYTQVETVEQDRSQILGLSLNRPIGRASLFATAFTDLEDSDSFGVFVGLSIPLGRDIYASTGVSSDSDGTSVTTDLVKAERSEIGSVGWRLRDTEGEVTHRAAAISYRPSFARLEAGVEQYDDIYRATGQIDGAVVFASRDVFLSDRIDDAFTIVDTGVAGVDVQYENRPAGRTNRKGKLLLSDLRSYERNQISIDPRNLPIDATIGSTREITVPADRSGTVVDFDVDTDAQAALVTLRNAAGEYLETGATGKVEGAAEGFVIGYDGLAFITGLDSHNRIVVDQPTRGRCFAEFGYEPHEGEQVTIPNVVCRPIE encoded by the coding sequence ATGCGACCGCACGTATTAGCGGCGGCTAGCATTCTGCTTCCAATGTCGATTGGGTTCCTTGCGCCGTTGTATGGTCAAAAAGCGTTTGCCGGGGCAATTCCTCCTGCTGCCATGGGTTTCGAATCGGCCAGTTCGTTTTCGAACGGCACCCGTGACCTGCAGCTCGAAGTCTTTATCAACGGCACTTCGACTGATCTGGTTGCCGTCTTTCGACAGGACGCTGACGGGGGGCTTGCGATCGCCCCCGACCAGCTACGCAACGTGGGTATCCGGGTGCCTGAAAAGGCCCTTGGGCCGGATGGGCTCGTCGATATCGCACAGCTCCCTGGGGTGTCCTTCGATTACAGCGAAGCCAGTCAAAGCATCCACTTTACCGCTGAGTTCGATGCACTTTCCGAACGTGTCATCGAAGCCCAGGCAAGCGCGTGGGATGAGCCTCCTTCGGCCGATGCCCAAAGCAGCTTTGGTGCGCTCATGAATTACACGCTGTATACCAGTACCGGCGGAGATGACATTGATGACGTGTGGGACTTCGAAGGTGTATCGGGATGGTTCGAAGGCCGTATCTTCAGCCCATTCGGCGTGTTCACGAATTCGTATGTCGCCAGCGCTTCGTCGAACGAGCGTTACGACTCCACGCGCCTTGATACGACCTGGTCTTATTCGAATCCTGAATGGTTAACCTCGTTTCGGGCTGGTGATGTCATCTCCGGTGGCTTGAGCTGGACGCGTCCCACCCGGCTTGGCGGTCTCCAGGTCCAGCGCAATTTTGGATTGCGGCCGGATCTCGTCACCATGCCATTGCCCGATCTGTCTGGATCCGCGGCGGTACCTTCTACGGTCGACATCTACGTCAACAATGCCCGTCGGGTTTCCGAGCAGATTCCGGCTGGTCCGTTCCAGGTGACCAACCTGCCGGTGGTGACGGGAAGCGGGACGGCTCGGGTAGTGGTACGCGACGCACTGGGGCGAGAGACAACCTCAGAGACGCCTTTCTTCGCTTCATCCAACCTCCTGGCGTCAGGGCTTTGGGACTATTCGGCAGAAGCCGGCTTTGCCCGCCGCTTTTACGGGGTCGAGTCCAGTGACTATGACGAGAGCCTCATGGCCTCGGGTACGCTTCGCTACGGACTTTCCGATCGGCTTACCCTGGAGGGGCATGCCGAGGGAGGAGGCGGGCTTGTGAACGGTGGAGCCGGAACGGCGTTTGGCCTTGGCTCCTATGGCGTGGGTTCCCTTGCCGGATCAACAAGCCGCGTTGATGGTCAGACAGGCTTTCAAGTGGCAGGAAGTGCCGAATTCGAGTTCTGGGACTGGCATCTTTTTGCGCGAACACAGCGCACGTTCGGAGACTACAACGATATTGCTGGTGTAACGGCGGATTCTTCCTCGTTCCTGGACGATGGCGTTAATACTGCCGCACCACCGCGCGCGCTGGATCAGGTGTCCATCTCTGCGCCTTTGACGTTCGACCCCTCAACGCTCAATGTCAGCTACACCCAGGTTGAGACAGTCGAGCAAGATCGTTCGCAGATCCTCGGCCTTTCCCTGAACCGTCCGATCGGCAGGGCGTCCCTCTTTGCCACAGCCTTCACGGATCTCGAGGATAGCGATTCCTTCGGCGTTTTTGTCGGCCTTTCAATACCGCTTGGCAGGGATATCTATGCATCGACCGGTGTTTCCTCGGATTCCGACGGGACCTCGGTGACGACGGACCTGGTGAAGGCGGAAAGATCAGAAATCGGCAGCGTTGGCTGGCGTCTTCGCGATACTGAGGGGGAGGTCACCCACCGAGCTGCGGCCATCAGCTACCGCCCATCCTTTGCCCGCCTTGAAGCTGGTGTTGAACAGTATGACGATATTTACCGTGCCACGGGTCAGATAGACGGAGCCGTCGTCTTCGCTAGCCGGGACGTCTTCCTGTCGGACCGGATCGATGACGCCTTCACTATTGTCGATACCGGCGTTGCGGGTGTTGATGTGCAGTATGAAAACCGTCCGGCGGGACGTACCAACCGCAAGGGTAAACTGCTGCTGTCCGATCTGCGTTCCTACGAACGCAACCAGATCTCGATTGATCCAAGAAACCTTCCCATCGATGCCACGATCGGCAGTACCCGCGAGATTACGGTCCCGGCCGACCGTAGCGGTACCGTGGTCGATTTCGATGTTGATACCGACGCCCAGGCTGCGCTTGTCACGCTGCGAAATGCGGCGGGGGAATACCTGGAAACGGGGGCGACTGGCAAGGTCGAGGGTGCTGCGGAAGGTTTTGTCATCGGTTATGACGGCCTGGCCTTTATCACTGGGCTCGATTCGCACAACCGAATCGTCGTGGATCAGCCCACCCGTGGACGCTGCTTCGCTGAATTTGGCTACGAGCCCCACGAGGGTGAACAAGTCACCATTCCCAATGTGGTCTGTCGCCCGATTGAATGA
- a CDS encoding spore coat U domain-containing protein produces MLRPAIIPLLFILLLPMSAAAQVLNNCSFSVTNVNFGNVDTLTGGDADTTGDVDITCSSTLGATFRICLNLNAGTGGSTSGVRHMLGPGNARLDYSFFQDAARATPWGSRTQSALGTPVFLQLSVPALGSVSTTRTIYARVAGNQQGVAPGVYTSTFPGAHVELNWRTTSSASCGGLTQNPTNSNFTVQANVTPNCNVTAQDINFGNHGVLDAAVDATGAIAVNCTSGTTYNVGLNNGLNGDGPTQRRMMLGGQAITYGLYQDAARSQPWGNTIGSNTASGTGADATQNLTVYGRVPSQSTPPPGTYTDTVVVTVTY; encoded by the coding sequence ATGTTGCGTCCTGCCATCATCCCATTGCTCTTCATCCTGCTGCTGCCGATGTCGGCAGCGGCTCAGGTGCTGAATAATTGCTCCTTCAGTGTGACCAACGTCAACTTCGGCAATGTCGACACCTTGACCGGTGGCGACGCCGATACCACTGGAGACGTCGACATCACATGCAGTTCCACACTTGGCGCGACCTTCCGTATCTGTCTTAACCTCAATGCAGGCACCGGCGGCTCAACCTCTGGGGTTCGCCACATGCTTGGTCCGGGCAACGCCAGGCTGGATTACAGCTTCTTCCAGGATGCCGCCCGTGCAACGCCTTGGGGGTCGCGAACACAGTCAGCCCTCGGGACACCGGTCTTCCTGCAGCTATCGGTGCCGGCCCTGGGGTCTGTATCGACCACACGCACGATCTATGCGCGGGTTGCGGGGAATCAACAGGGGGTTGCGCCAGGTGTCTATACGTCAACGTTTCCTGGCGCCCACGTGGAACTCAACTGGCGCACGACCAGCTCAGCCAGCTGCGGTGGTTTGACGCAAAACCCTACGAATTCGAATTTCACTGTGCAGGCAAACGTCACTCCCAACTGCAATGTCACTGCGCAGGACATCAATTTCGGTAATCATGGTGTGCTGGATGCTGCCGTGGATGCCACGGGCGCTATCGCCGTGAACTGCACTTCGGGCACGACCTACAACGTCGGCCTGAACAATGGACTCAATGGTGATGGCCCGACCCAGCGGCGCATGATGCTGGGCGGCCAGGCCATCACCTACGGTCTCTACCAGGATGCTGCCCGCAGCCAGCCCTGGGGCAACACCATCGGAAGCAACACGGCGAGTGGTACCGGCGCCGATGCCACGCAGAACCTGACCGTGTATGGTCGTGTGCCGTCACAATCGACGCCTCCCCCAGGAACATACACGGATACTGTCGTAGTGACGGTCACCTATTGA